One Canis aureus isolate CA01 chromosome 35, VMU_Caureus_v.1.0, whole genome shotgun sequence genomic region harbors:
- the HHLA2 gene encoding LOW QUALITY PROTEIN: HERV-H LTR-associating protein 2 (The sequence of the model RefSeq protein was modified relative to this genomic sequence to represent the inferred CDS: inserted 1 base in 1 codon; deleted 3 bases in 3 codons; substituted 4 bases at 4 genomic stop codons) has translation MKAQAGLSIVLILVPSLSGLQAFVTPGIKYEKRNTXFLMCGMLSVYPHPLITWKMDNTPISESNAGEIESLSLFYVDNMIKITGSNLSYECTMENSLLEXTWMGGXTMRDDLHKMQSENVSLSCELANSIFFFXLNHDFIASWSKVEKETSSILAYFQSSSXNITMYEPCISWNKEQINRSDFSLTLKDLSLSDNGEYLCNISSSKYSLLTIQTLHVVEQSQSGTAWIIVLSLVTLVLLAICIFYMSKRYHSRRERCSVHTERANTAGAEENQAISAQPATTGN, from the exons ATGAAGGCACAGGCAGGGCTGTCTATCGTCCTCATTCTTGTACCATCTCTAAGTGGACTTCAGG CTTTCGTCACACCTGGGATCAAGTATGAAAAGAGGAACA GCTTCTTGATGTGTGGTATGTTAAGTGTTTATCCTCATCCACTTATCACATGGAAAATGGACAATACACCCATCTCTGAAAGCAATGCGGGAGAAATTGAatctttaagtcttttttatgttgataatatGATA AAAATTACAGGATCAAATTTATCTTATGAATGTACCATGGAAAACTCATTGCTGGAATAAACATGGATGGGGGGATAGACAATGAG AGATGACCTTCATAAAATGCAAAGTGAAAATGTTTCACTATCATGTGAACTTgcaaacagtattttt tttttttgactgaatcATGATTTCATAGCCAGTTGGTCTAAAGTAGAAAAAGAGACCTCCTCCATCCTGGCTTACTTTCAGAGCTCCTCATGAAATATAACTATGTATGAACCCTGCATCTCCTGGAATAAAGAGCAAATAAACCGGAGTGACTTTTCTTTGACTTTGAAGGATCTTAGTCTTTCAGACAATGGGGAATACTTA TGCAATATTTCTTCAAGCAAATATAGCTTACTCACCATCCAAACACTGCATGTAGTAG aaCAGAGTCAAAGTGGAACTGCCTGGATAATTGTTCTGTCATTGGTGACTTTGGTTTTGCTGGCAATTTGCATATTCTATATGTCAAAAAGATACCATTCCAGGAGAG AAAGGTGCTCTGTCCATACTGAGAGGGCCAACACTGCTGGTGCTGAAGAAAACCAG GCTATTTCAGCTCAGCCAGCTACTACAGGAAATTAA